From a region of the uncultured Draconibacterium sp. genome:
- a CDS encoding tetratricopeptide repeat protein — MNETPSREKTLAVLPFVNMSGSEEMEYFSDGITEEIINALASIPQLKVTSRTSSFFFKNKNIPIRQIANELNVSTILEGSVRLAAKTIRITAQLVHAEEDFHFWSETWDRKLENIFEIQDEISLLIADKLREQYGHFEIQDHLVEKKTDNLDAYEYFLKARFHFNKWNPVDAKKAIELYEQAIALDPKHTDSYVGLSDAYSFFAVTELMPKEEAWQKSREYMDKAFALNPENAGVHYLLANYSFFYDANFQQAAKHALKAVELKPNYPEAHQFNSLLYLISGNIEKSKHHLETAHRIDPLSQETLFYRAYFHYRTEDYKNALTLFNEALDKNPHNVPAFVVRSYCLLKLEKFEEAIAFLENMPEDIVIQDERLGLLCLAYILKRDKTGTEKYLERLRQEAQKPSSFQAHSYLFVAYACMKKNDEAFSWLAHAIKLKSSVLLLNFTDPLVNYLKTDPRYKKYIQELYHQTEIPVKKTSTKPPLLDNETAVAYLDKLTQFITEEEPFLIPNLSLRSLADLVEIHPNKLSWVLNERVGKNFNEFINHYRIEYFKQLALDPKNNHISLLGLAYESGFNSKTVFNTYFKKEVGLTPKEFLKQNE, encoded by the coding sequence ATGAACGAAACACCCTCAAGGGAAAAAACATTAGCCGTACTTCCGTTTGTAAACATGAGCGGAAGTGAAGAAATGGAATATTTCAGCGATGGGATTACCGAAGAAATTATTAATGCACTTGCCAGTATTCCGCAATTAAAAGTTACATCACGAACTTCATCGTTCTTTTTCAAAAATAAAAATATTCCCATCAGGCAAATTGCCAACGAACTAAATGTTAGCACCATTCTTGAAGGAAGCGTTCGGCTGGCGGCTAAAACCATCCGAATTACTGCGCAGCTGGTTCATGCCGAAGAAGATTTTCATTTTTGGTCAGAAACCTGGGACCGCAAACTGGAGAATATTTTTGAAATTCAGGATGAAATTAGTTTGTTAATTGCTGACAAACTGCGCGAGCAATACGGCCACTTCGAGATTCAGGATCATTTGGTTGAAAAGAAAACCGACAATTTAGATGCTTACGAGTATTTTCTGAAAGCCCGTTTTCATTTTAATAAATGGAATCCGGTGGATGCAAAAAAAGCAATTGAGCTATATGAACAAGCTATTGCACTTGATCCGAAACATACCGATTCGTATGTTGGTTTGTCGGATGCCTACAGCTTTTTTGCGGTTACCGAGTTGATGCCCAAAGAAGAGGCTTGGCAAAAATCGCGGGAATACATGGACAAGGCATTTGCGCTAAATCCGGAAAATGCCGGGGTACATTATTTACTGGCCAATTATTCTTTCTTTTACGACGCCAATTTTCAGCAAGCAGCTAAACATGCTTTAAAAGCAGTGGAATTGAAACCAAACTACCCCGAAGCACATCAATTTAATTCCTTGCTATACCTGATTTCAGGTAATATTGAAAAATCAAAACATCATCTCGAAACAGCTCATCGCATTGATCCGTTGTCGCAGGAAACCCTGTTTTACAGGGCATATTTCCATTATCGCACGGAAGATTATAAAAATGCCCTAACGCTTTTTAACGAAGCGCTGGATAAAAATCCGCACAACGTTCCGGCTTTTGTAGTGCGCAGTTATTGTTTGCTGAAACTGGAAAAGTTTGAAGAAGCTATTGCGTTTCTTGAAAATATGCCAGAAGATATTGTTATACAGGATGAACGTTTAGGCTTACTGTGTCTGGCCTATATTTTGAAAAGAGATAAAACGGGAACGGAAAAATACCTGGAGCGTTTAAGGCAGGAAGCCCAGAAACCAAGTTCATTTCAAGCGCATTCTTATTTATTTGTGGCTTATGCCTGCATGAAAAAGAATGACGAGGCATTTTCGTGGCTGGCTCACGCAATAAAGCTGAAATCGTCTGTTTTATTACTCAATTTTACCGATCCTTTGGTAAACTATTTAAAGACCGATCCACGGTATAAAAAGTACATTCAAGAACTCTATCATCAAACAGAAATACCTGTAAAAAAGACATCAACAAAACCTCCTTTATTGGATAATGAAACCGCTGTTGCCTACCTCGATAAATTGACTCAGTTTATTACAGAAGAGGAGCCTTTTCTTATTCCTAACCTGTCACTCCGTTCGTTAGCCGACCTGGTGGAAATTCATCCGAATAAACTTTCGTGGGTGTTAAACGAACGAGTTGGCAAGAACTTCAACGAATTTATCAACCATTACCGAATTGAATATTTTAAACAACTGGCTCTTGATCCAAAAAATAATCATATTTCGTTATTAGGGTTGGCATATGAAAGTGGCTTTAATTCGAAAACTGTTTTTAATACCTATTTTAAAAAAGAAGTAGGGTTGACACCAAAAGAATTTCTGAAGCAAAACGAGTAA
- a CDS encoding carboxymuconolactone decarboxylase family protein: MPQHHCRTRKKKAVTLVVSQVNGCIYCLSAHTVLGKMNGFTDEQLLKIRNAKSENAKLNALVKLAADFTKKTTLNA, from the coding sequence ATGCCACAACATCATTGTCGAACAAGGAAAAAAAAAGCAGTAACCCTAGTTGTTAGCCAGGTAAATGGTTGTATTTATTGCCTTAGTGCCCATACGGTATTAGGTAAAATGAATGGCTTTACTGACGAGCAACTATTAAAAATTCGTAATGCAAAAAGCGAAAATGCAAAGCTAAATGCCCTGGTAAAATTGGCAGCAGATTTCACTAAAAAAACAACATTGAATGCATAA